One Fusobacterium varium genomic window, TAATTTTTCTGCTTCTACTTTTGTTTTTAATTCAGCTTTTGTTCCAAATAATTCTACAAATTCCTTCTTAGTCATATCAACCACTCCCGACTCTTTTATTTGTTTGTAACTGCTCTTATTACTACATTAGCACTTTTTCCCACAAAATTCAATAATATTTTAAATTTTATTTAGAACCCTTTTATTACATCATAATTTAATTCTTTTATAACTTCTATTGCTAATGAAATAGCTGATTTTAGATCATCTATTGAAGCATAAGAGTAGTGAGTATGAATATATCTTGTAGGAATTCCTAATACAAGAACAGGTATTCCTGTTTCAGAAATATGATATTTTCCTCCATTTGTTGATCCTTTTTCTCTAGCTATAACTTGATATTTAATTCCTTTTTTATTAGCTATATCTTTAGCAAACTTTAAAACTCTAGGATTTGAGATCATAGCTCCATCAACTACTCTTAATTGAACACCTTTTTTCAATGCTCCATGAGCTGCTGTTCCCTCTTTAAAGCTATCGTCTGCTGGAGATCCTTCAAACACTATAGCAAAGTCAGGTTTTACTCTATAAGCTGCTACTTGAGCCCCTCTTAATCCAACTTCCTCTTGTGATGCAAATGCTCCAACTACATTTACATTTTCTATTTTTTCATCTCTAACAGCTTTTAAAACCTCTATTGAAGCAGCACATCCCAATCTATTATCAAAAGCCTTAGCTCTCATTATCTCTATTTTTTCATCATATACAAAAGTTACATCTGGAACAATAGGGTTACCTACTTCAATTCCATACATTTCAGTAGTTTCTTCATAGCTACTTGTTCCAATATCAATTGTAAGTTCTGACATTTTAGGAAGTCTATTTCTCTCTTCATCAGTCATAAAATGAGGTGGTTTAGAAGTAACTATTCCTCTTACATATTCTCCTCTGCTATTTTTAATTAAAACTGCACTAGCTGGAACATTTCCAACATGCCAACCACCTAGAGTAAGGAAACTTATTGATCCATTTCTATTTACATTTTCTACAATAAATCCAACTTCATCAGTGTGGCAATCAAGAGCTACAGTAGGTCTATTTGTATTTGCTTCCTTTTCATGAAGTCCCATATATAAGTTATTGATTGAATCTCTTTCAGAACTTAAAAAAGGTAATTCTTTTTTTATCACTTCAATTACTTCATCTTCATATCCTGGAGCTCCAAATGTGTTTGTTAATTTTTCGATCATCTTTATTAAATTATCCATTTCCTCTTCTCCTTTTGATTTAAATTTTATTTATTTCTTAAAACTTAATTCATCAAATCTAATATAACTTGTTGGTTTTGCTCCTTGAACTGCATTTACAGCTGCAATAGTATCATTTGTATAGTAAATTGGTAATACTGGCACATCTTCATAAATAATATCTGCAACTTTAGCATATAATTCTTTTCTTAATTCTGGATTCACCTCTTTTTTAGCTGCATCTAATAATCTATCCATTTCAGGATTTACATATTGTGATCTATTTCCTGCTCCTCCTAATTGTGAACTATGGAAGTTAGGGTAGAATCCATAATCTCCATCATAAGTAGATGGTCCCCAACCTAGTGAAAACATATCTAAATCCCCTTTAGCTGTTGCTGCAAGGAAAGTTCCCCATTCTAATGATTCAATAGATACTTCAAGTCCAATCTCTTTTAATTGAGCTTGAATAATTTCACACATTTGCATTCTTACTGGACTGTTACTTACACCTAATCTTAATTTTGTTCCAACTAACCCTTTTTCTTCAATTATTCTCTTAGCCTCTTCAGGATTATAATCTAAAACTTTAGAATCTTTGCTATATCCAAATGTACCTGGAGCAACAAAACTATTAGCTTTTTCAACTGTTCCCATCATAATACTATCAATGATAGCATCTCTATTTACAGCCATTGCTATAGCTCTTCTTACATCTCTATCTTTTATTATATCTCTATTTGTTGCAAATCCAAGATAGTTAGTACTAATACCACTTTTTTCTTGGTATGTCATTTTCTCTGCATTATCTAAAACTATTTTTCTTGATTCTGGGCTTAAATCTGCTGTCATATCAATTTCACCAGTTTCTAGTCCTATTACTCTACTATTTTCTTCTGGTACTGCTCTTACTTCAATAAATTTTATAGCTGGAGCTCCTTTAAAATACTCATTAAAAGCTTCAAGAGTTATTCTATCTCCAACTTTCCAAGAACTATATTTATATGGTCCTGTTCCTGCTGGATTTTCAAAATATTTTTCTCCAAGTTCTTTATGAGCTTTTCCATCTATTATTGATGCTGTTTTATGACTTAGATGAGCTAATAATGGTGCAAAAGGCTCACTTGTAGTTAATTTAACAGTATTATCATCTATAACTTCAATATTAGAGATCAATTTATATAGATGTGCCACTTTTGGAAGTGTTTTAGCTCTTTCTAATGTATATTTTACATCATTTGCACTAAATACATCACCATTATGGAATTTTACCCCTTTTCTTAAATGAAACACAATGTTATTTTCATCTAATCTTTCCCAACTTTCCGCTAATCCTGGAACTAACTCTCCTGTAACTTCATCGATTTCAACTAATCTGTCATATACTACTGCTACTATTCTTTGTGAATATTGCTCTGTAGTATCTTGAGGATCTAAAGTTTTACACTCTGATATCTGTGCAAACACTAAAGTATTTTTTTCATCTTTAGCTTTTTCTGCCTCTTTTCCACAACTTACAAATAAAACTGATAATAAACATAATAGAATTGCTACTAATCTTTTTTTCATATCTTCCTCCTCTTAATGTTTAATTAGTAATACTAATTATTTAACATATTTTTAAACAAAAGAAAAATATCATATATATATACCTCTTATTCATTTTATTTACACTAAAACTATCCCTTTTTTTCAAGTTCAGAAAAAATAATAATTGTCTATTTTCATCTATCTTTTATCATTTTTTTATGTTAGAATAGTGTTCAGAGGTGAGATTAAATGGAAATATCAGTAACAAATTGGGGCATAACAAAAAAAGGCGAAGAGGTTAAATGTTACACTCTTAAAAATGAATTTTTAGAAGTTGATATCTTAAATTATGGAGGAGTTATAAAGAAAATTTTATCTCCTGATAAAAACGGAAAATTAGAAAATGTCGTTTTAAATCTTAGTAATATAGCTGACTATGAAGAACGTTCTCCATATTTTGGAGCTATTGTTGGAAGAAATGCTGGAAGAATTGCAAATGGTTGTATCACAATCAATGGCATAAAATATTCTCTAGCTAAAAATAGTGGAGAAAACAATTTACATGGGGGAATAGATAACTTTAGTCATAAAATATGGGACTCTAAAGAGATAAAAGGAGAAAATTTCATTGGAGTTGAACTTTCTCTAAAAAGTCCTCACTTAGAAGAGGGATTCCCTGGTAATATTTGGGCTACTGTTACATATAAATTAATAGATAATGAGCTTGTTATTGAGTATAACGCTACTTCAGATATGGACACTTATTTAAATTTAACTAATCATACTTACTTTAATTTAAGTGGTGATTTTAAAAGAGATGTATCTGATGAATATCTAACTTTAGCTTGTAAAAAATTTATAGCTGTTGATGAAGCAACTTTACCTGTAAAAGTTACAGATGTAAAAGATACTCCTTTTGATTTTCAAGAAAGTAGAGAACTTGCTCCATCATTTAAGTCTGATCATGAGCAAATAGTGATTGTAAATCATGGACTAGACCATCCTTTTGTTCTTGATGAAAATAGGGATAGTTATTCTGCTATTTTAGAAGATAAAATATCTGGTAGAAAACTTGAGGTTTACACAGACCAACCAGCTGTGGTAATATATTCTGGTAACTATCTTTATGAAGTAGGAAAATTATCTAATGGTTTAGAGTGTTTAAAATATATGGGAATCTGTTTTGAAACTCAAGATTATCCTAATGTCTTAAATTTTATGCCTGAAAAAGCTAAAATTTATAATAGTTCAAAACCATATTCACAAAAAACTATATTTAAATTTTCTACTATATAATTTTTAACTAATTGGGAGGGGATTTATGCAAGATATTATACTATATGTTGCCATTATTTTAGTAGGTTATTTTATAACAAAAAAGGGACTAATTCCTAAGTTTATTGATAATAAAGTAGGAATGCTACAGAGCTTCTCTCTATTTTTTCTTTTAGGTATGATGGGGTATAAAATAGGTGCTGATAGAGAGTTACTTTCTAAATTCCATATTCTTGGAATTAACTCTGTTATTATCACTATATGTGCAATCATAGGAAGTGTACTTTTAGTTCATATTGTATATAGAGGAGGTAAAAAATAATGGTTGGTATAGCTTTATCAGTTATTATTGGAGGGCTTTTAGGATATTTTTTCCAAACTCCTTTAATCTTAGATCGTGTAGATAATTTAATTAAGCTTGGACTTTGTTTACTTCTTTTCTTTGTAGGAATAGATATTGGAAAAAATAAAGGGGTATTTGATAACTTAAAATCAATGGATAAAAAAGTTATATTACTACCTTTTATAACTATGCTTGGTTCTCTTTTAGGGGGAGCTGTTGCTTCTTTCTTAACTCCACTTTCTTTAGGTGAAACTGTTGCCATAAGTTCTGGTATGGGTTGGTATTCTTTCTCTGCTATTGAACTTTCTAAAATAAGTGCAGAGTTAGGTGGAACAGCATTTTTATCAAATGTTTCTAGGGAGCTTTTATCTATATTCTCAATACCTTTTATAGCTGCAAAGATTGGTTCATTCCCATCTGTTGCAACTGCTGGAGCTACTGCAATGGATTCAGTTTTACCAGTTATAAATAAGAGTAATCCTGCTAATGTATCTATTATAGCTTTTTATTCTGGATTTGTTATAACTTTAGTTGTTCCAATTCTAGTTCCTGCTATGGTAGCTCTTTTCAATCTTGGATAAATCTTTTAATAATATAAAAAAACTTGAGCTGTTATAAATTAATGATTTCTCTTTCATTAATTTATTCAGCTCTTTTTTATTAAATTTTAACTATTTAACCATATCTAGTTTTAGAAATTATCTTTACTATAAAGTTGACATTTTTTGTAAGAAATGTTAATATTTATCTGTTATAAAAATAATAATAAATATTATAAAGAGGTGAAATTAAATGTCAATTATTGAAACTTGGGAAGAGGACCTATATGATGCTACTTTTGATAACATCTATGAAGCTCTTGTAGAGGAATATAAATCTGGAATGTTAACTGTTGAAGAGTTAAAAAGAAATATTGCTGAACAACAACAAGTATTACTTAATGCTTTCTTTGAAGGAGAAACAAAATCAGCTTATTGTAATGCTGTTGTAGATGCTCACCAATTTGTTCTTTCTCTAATCAATAAAGGAAAAATCACTGTAGAAAAATAGTAATCTATCTAATCAGGAGGTTAAAATATGAAAAAAGTTTATGTTTTATTAGCTGAAGGTTTTGAACTTATTGAAGCTCTTACCCCTGTTGACGTATTAAGAAGATGTGGAGCTGATGTAAAAACTGTTTCTATATCTGAGGATAGTTTTGTTACTTCTGCTCAAAAGGTAACTGTAAAAAGTGATTTAGTTTTAAAAGAGAGTAACTTACATGATGGAGATATGTTAATTCTACCAGGAGGATATCCAGGTTATGAAAATCTTGGAAAAGACTCTAATGTAGGAGAACTTGTTAAATTTTATGCAAAAGAAGGTAAATATATAGGAGCTATCTGTGGAGCCCCTTCTGTTCTAGCTTGTAATGGTATTGGAGAGGGAAAAATGGTAACTTGCCACACTTCTATAAAAGATGCTATGTCTAAATATAGTTATCAAGATAAAGATGTTGTTCAAGATGAAAAAATCATAACTGGTATTGGAGCTGGACACTCTTTAGACTTTGCTTTAAAATTAGCAGAAAATTTATTTTCTGAAGAAATTTTAACTAAAGTAAAAACTGGAATGGAATTATTATAAGTGATTATTAAAAGCCCTGTTAAAAAATTTTAACAGGGCTTTTTTATTAATTACTTTTAACCTATAATTTCCAAAAGTAGAGGAGTGTAAACGACTACTACTTTTGAGACGCAGAAACGAAGTTTCTGTGATCCTTAAATTTCCATTAACAAAACTTATACTTTTTAACATCAAGTTGTCTCCATGTCAGTGAATAAAGAATCCCTAGGCTTATTCCGTTGAAAATGCAAAACTCACTCGCAAGCTCGCTCAAACACGTTGCATTTTCTTAACTTCATTTCGCTAAGGTCTTCTAATATTCACTTCCAAATTACATCAACTTGATGTTAGGGATAAATTTATTTTTAATACTCCTAATATCAGCTAAATGTAATTTCCAAAAGTAAAGGAGTACAAACGACTATTACTTTTGAGATACAGGCGAAGATTTATCGGAGTCCTGTAAACATTAATAAAAAGAGAGTTACGAAATCTGACGCTAAAAATTCCGACGTGTTTGAACGAAGTGAGTTTCGGAATTTTAGTCAGATAAGTGTTACTCTCTCTTTATTCTTTGACATGGAATTTAGCTGATATTAAAAAGAAATAGAGATAACTTAACTTGATTAACAATCGCTAATGCAAATGTACTTTGTTAAAACTTAGCTATGTGCTAGATAACTTAGCTTAGCTAGATAAATTATAGTTTTTATTTTTAAAAGAATATTGCCCTAACTAAAGGAGCTATTGCTATAGTTAAAATTCCAGCTATAACTATTGAAAGAGCACTCATTGCCCCTTCTACCTCTCCCATCTCTATCGCTCTACTTGTTCCAACAGCATGGCTTGATATACCTATTCCTATTCCCTTTGCCACTGGATGTTTTATTCTACAAAGAGAACACACATATGGTGCTGACACATTTCCTATTATTCCTGTAACTATAATAGCAAATACTGTTATTGATGGAATCCCTCCTAATAAAGTAGAAAGTTCAATCCCTATAGGAGTTGTTATAGATTTAGGCATAAAAGACAATAGTAATTTTTGATCTATTCCCATAATCTTTCCTAAAACAACTACTGAGATTATAGCAGTTAAAGATCCTGCAACCCCTCCAACCATTATAGGTAAAAAATTCTTTTTCAAAAGATTTAACTGTCTATATAATGGTACAGCAAGTACAACTGTTGCTGGAGCTAAAAAGAATAGTATCAGATCTCCTCCAACCATATAATTGCTAACTGGTACTTTAAAATAATTTAAAAATCCCATAACTATAATTGTTCCTATAAGTAGTGGATTAAATAGTGCTAATTTAGTTTTATTAAATATATATTTCCCTATTTCAAATGCTACAAGACTTATTACCACTCCAAATAGAGGTGTATTAGTTAAGCTTTCCATATTTTTTCTCCTTTCTCTCAATCATATATTGTACTGTTAAACCTGTAACTATCATTGTCAATATTGTTGTAAATATCAATATAAATATTATCTTAAAGATCCCAGTTTTTAAAAGATATAAAGATTCTATAAGTTTAACAGATGGGGGCATAAAAAATA contains:
- a CDS encoding M20/M25/M40 family metallo-hydrolase, whose product is MDNLIKMIEKLTNTFGAPGYEDEVIEVIKKELPFLSSERDSINNLYMGLHEKEANTNRPTVALDCHTDEVGFIVENVNRNGSISFLTLGGWHVGNVPASAVLIKNSRGEYVRGIVTSKPPHFMTDEERNRLPKMSELTIDIGTSSYEETTEMYGIEVGNPIVPDVTFVYDEKIEIMRAKAFDNRLGCAASIEVLKAVRDEKIENVNVVGAFASQEEVGLRGAQVAAYRVKPDFAIVFEGSPADDSFKEGTAAHGALKKGVQLRVVDGAMISNPRVLKFAKDIANKKGIKYQVIAREKGSTNGGKYHISETGIPVLVLGIPTRYIHTHYSYASIDDLKSAISLAIEVIKELNYDVIKGF
- a CDS encoding galactose mutarotase — protein: MEISVTNWGITKKGEEVKCYTLKNEFLEVDILNYGGVIKKILSPDKNGKLENVVLNLSNIADYEERSPYFGAIVGRNAGRIANGCITINGIKYSLAKNSGENNLHGGIDNFSHKIWDSKEIKGENFIGVELSLKSPHLEEGFPGNIWATVTYKLIDNELVIEYNATSDMDTYLNLTNHTYFNLSGDFKRDVSDEYLTLACKKFIAVDEATLPVKVTDVKDTPFDFQESRELAPSFKSDHEQIVIVNHGLDHPFVLDENRDSYSAILEDKISGRKLEVYTDQPAVVIYSGNYLYEVGKLSNGLECLKYMGICFETQDYPNVLNFMPEKAKIYNSSKPYSQKTIFKFSTI
- a CDS encoding LrgB family protein — protein: MESLTNTPLFGVVISLVAFEIGKYIFNKTKLALFNPLLIGTIIVMGFLNYFKVPVSNYMVGGDLILFFLAPATVVLAVPLYRQLNLLKKNFLPIMVGGVAGSLTAIISVVVLGKIMGIDQKLLLSFMPKSITTPIGIELSTLLGGIPSITVFAIIVTGIIGNVSAPYVCSLCRIKHPVAKGIGIGISSHAVGTSRAIEMGEVEGAMSALSIVIAGILTIAIAPLVRAIFF
- a CDS encoding DNA-binding protein: MKKRLVAILLCLLSVLFVSCGKEAEKAKDEKNTLVFAQISECKTLDPQDTTEQYSQRIVAVVYDRLVEIDEVTGELVPGLAESWERLDENNIVFHLRKGVKFHNGDVFSANDVKYTLERAKTLPKVAHLYKLISNIEVIDDNTVKLTTSEPFAPLLAHLSHKTASIIDGKAHKELGEKYFENPAGTGPYKYSSWKVGDRITLEAFNEYFKGAPAIKFIEVRAVPEENSRVIGLETGEIDMTADLSPESRKIVLDNAEKMTYQEKSGISTNYLGFATNRDIIKDRDVRRAIAMAVNRDAIIDSIMMGTVEKANSFVAPGTFGYSKDSKVLDYNPEEAKRIIEEKGLVGTKLRLGVSNSPVRMQMCEIIQAQLKEIGLEVSIESLEWGTFLAATAKGDLDMFSLGWGPSTYDGDYGFYPNFHSSQLGGAGNRSQYVNPEMDRLLDAAKKEVNPELRKELYAKVADIIYEDVPVLPIYYTNDTIAAVNAVQGAKPTSYIRFDELSFKK
- a CDS encoding DJ-1/PfpI family protein, which gives rise to MKKVYVLLAEGFELIEALTPVDVLRRCGADVKTVSISEDSFVTSAQKVTVKSDLVLKESNLHDGDMLILPGGYPGYENLGKDSNVGELVKFYAKEGKYIGAICGAPSVLACNGIGEGKMVTCHTSIKDAMSKYSYQDKDVVQDEKIITGIGAGHSLDFALKLAENLFSEEILTKVKTGMELL
- a CDS encoding lysine exporter LysO family protein translates to MVGIALSVIIGGLLGYFFQTPLILDRVDNLIKLGLCLLLFFVGIDIGKNKGVFDNLKSMDKKVILLPFITMLGSLLGGAVASFLTPLSLGETVAISSGMGWYSFSAIELSKISAELGGTAFLSNVSRELLSIFSIPFIAAKIGSFPSVATAGATAMDSVLPVINKSNPANVSIIAFYSGFVITLVVPILVPAMVALFNLG